From the Amblyraja radiata isolate CabotCenter1 chromosome 14, sAmbRad1.1.pri, whole genome shotgun sequence genome, one window contains:
- the mid1ip1 gene encoding mid1-interacting protein 1, with protein MMQIMDTYNQKHSLFNAMNKFIAAVNNMDQTVMVPSLLRDVPLEDENKSEVNGVSSTGASNYYSDKWDMYNYFVLLKSIKNDIEWGVVQLDDRKKDKAATIDIRVEEVEGEEDLQKQFHYHLNGLYTVLSKLTRKANTLTNRYKQEIGFGSWGH; from the coding sequence ATGATGCAAATTATGGATACCTACAACCAGAAGCATTCCTTATTCAACGCCATGAACAAATTTATAGCTGCGGTCAATAACATGGACCAGACGGTCATGGTGCCGAGTCTTTTGCGGGATGTCCCTCTTGAAGACGAGAACAAGAGCGAAGTTAATGGCGTTTCAAGTACCGGAGCGTCCAACTATTACTCTGATAAGTGGGACATGTACAACTACTTcgtcttgctgaaatccatcaAGAACGACATAGAGTGGGGTGTGGTGCAACTGGACGATAGGAAAAAGGATAAAGCCGCCACCATAGACATCAGAGTGGAAGAGGTCGAAGGAGAAGAGGACTTGCAGAAACAATTCCATTATCATCTAAATGGATTATACACCGTCTTGTCAAAACTGACTAGAAAAGCTAACACCTTAACTAACCGCTACAAACAAGAAATCGGCTTCGGTAGCTGGGGACATTGA